GGCCGCCCGTCGCCCCGGCCCCAAAggcgactcctcctcctcctccggctcgtcttcctcctcgtcacGCGCGTCCCCGAAGAAGCTCTCGTCGATGCCGTCCTCGTCgccgctcccgccgccgccgtcgtcgtcccaCGAGCGGTCACGGCGCGCACCTCCGCGGCGCGGCCTGACAGAGACGGCCGTGAGCGCCCGCGCGCGCAGGcgggggacggcgacggcgacgcgcGGCTTTTGGTGGACGGGGAGGACACTGCAGCGTGCGGTGGGGAACATCGCGCATCGATGGATGCTGGTGGCGCCCTGCATTATCTTCAGCAGTAGCTTAGCCCCTAGGGCGCGCGCGCACTCGACTATAAGCAGAGCTCTCTGTTTTATCTGCAGTCTGCTCTGCTCCACATGTCCTCACCGACTCTGAGTGCACTGGCATTCAGACCAGAGCAGAGCGATGCTCG
This portion of the Triticum dicoccoides isolate Atlit2015 ecotype Zavitan chromosome 7A, WEW_v2.0, whole genome shotgun sequence genome encodes:
- the LOC119330840 gene encoding zinc finger protein AEBP2-like; the encoded protein is MQGATSIHRCAMFPTARCSVLPVHQKPRVAVAVPRLRARALTAVSVRPRRGGARRDRSWDDDGGGGSGDEDGIDESFFGDARDEEEDEPEEEEESPLGPGRRAAVSPESPGGQLRGSDVLRALQRAAAAKEAKKRSKRSAGAARPAARRQGKGGGAKAAEEVVAGEARPVEIRREWAPRIRELELRVRQLLHKHQ